The following proteins come from a genomic window of Cronobacter muytjensii ATCC 51329:
- the ppx gene encoding exopolyphosphatase has product MPITSDAPRPEEFAAVDLGSNSFHMVIARVVDGAMQIIGRLKQRVHLADGLDENNMLSEEAMERGLACLSLFAERLQGFSAANVCIVGTHTLRQASNSTDFLRRAEKVIPYPIEIISGNEEARLIFMGVEHTQPERGRKLVIDIGGGSTELVIGEDFEPQLVESRRMGCVSFGQHFFPNGEITPDNFRRARLAAVQKLESLAWQYRLKGWTVALGASGTIKAAHEVLVEMGEKDGFITPDRLDMLRDEVLKFGQFSALTLPGLSDERKAVFVPGLAILCGVFDALAIRELRLSDGALREGVLYEMEGRFRHQDIRIRTAQSLANQYHIDREQAHRVLDTTMLMYQQWEQQNAKLANPSLAALLKWAAMLHEVGLGINHSGLHRHSAYILQHSDLPGFNQEQQMMMATLVRYHRKAIKLDELPRFTLYKKKQFLPLIQLLRLGVLLNNQRQATTTPPTLVLHTDENHWTLRFPHDWFSQNALVLLDLEREQQYWEGVTGWKLNIEEEASPEVAA; this is encoded by the coding sequence ATGCCGATAACTTCTGATGCTCCACGACCGGAGGAATTTGCTGCGGTCGATCTCGGCTCTAACAGCTTCCATATGGTGATAGCCCGTGTGGTGGATGGCGCCATGCAAATCATTGGCCGCCTGAAACAGCGCGTCCATCTGGCCGATGGGCTGGATGAAAATAATATGCTGAGTGAAGAGGCCATGGAGCGCGGCCTCGCTTGCCTCTCCCTGTTCGCCGAGCGCCTGCAGGGCTTTTCCGCAGCCAACGTTTGCATCGTTGGCACGCATACGCTGCGCCAGGCGTCTAACTCCACGGATTTCCTGCGTCGCGCGGAAAAGGTCATCCCCTACCCGATTGAAATTATCTCCGGCAATGAAGAAGCGCGCCTGATTTTTATGGGCGTGGAACACACTCAGCCGGAGCGCGGGCGCAAGCTGGTGATCGATATCGGCGGCGGCTCGACGGAACTTGTAATTGGCGAAGATTTCGAGCCGCAACTGGTGGAAAGCCGCCGTATGGGCTGCGTCAGCTTCGGGCAGCATTTCTTCCCGAATGGCGAAATCACGCCGGATAATTTCCGTCGCGCGCGTCTCGCCGCGGTGCAAAAGCTCGAAAGCCTCGCCTGGCAATATCGCCTGAAGGGCTGGACCGTGGCGCTTGGCGCCTCGGGCACGATCAAAGCCGCCCATGAAGTGCTGGTTGAGATGGGCGAAAAGGACGGCTTTATCACGCCGGATCGCCTGGATATGCTGCGCGACGAAGTGCTGAAATTCGGCCAGTTCTCCGCGCTGACCCTGCCGGGGCTGTCAGACGAGCGCAAAGCGGTGTTCGTGCCAGGGCTCGCGATTCTCTGCGGCGTCTTTGACGCGCTGGCTATTCGCGAGCTGCGGCTCTCCGACGGCGCGCTGCGCGAAGGCGTGCTGTATGAGATGGAAGGCCGTTTCCGTCATCAGGATATTCGCATTCGCACCGCGCAGAGCCTCGCCAATCAGTACCATATCGACAGAGAACAGGCGCACCGGGTGCTGGACACTACCATGCTGATGTATCAGCAGTGGGAACAGCAGAATGCGAAGCTCGCCAACCCGTCGCTGGCGGCGTTGCTGAAGTGGGCGGCGATGCTGCATGAGGTCGGGCTTGGCATCAACCACAGCGGCCTGCACCGCCACTCAGCGTATATTCTTCAGCACAGCGATCTACCGGGCTTTAACCAGGAACAGCAGATGATGATGGCCACGCTGGTGCGCTATCATCGCAAGGCGATTAAACTCGACGAGCTGCCGCGCTTTACGCTGTACAAGAAAAAACAGTTTCTGCCGCTTATCCAGCTGCTGCGCCTCGGCGTGCTGCTGAATAATCAGCGTCAGGCGACCACTACGCCGCCGACGCTGGTGCTGCATACCGACGAGAACCACTGGACGCTGCGCTTCCCGCACGACTGGTTCAGCCAGAATGCGCTGGTACTGCTGGATCTCGAACGCGAACAGCAGTACTGGGAAGGCGTCACGGGCTGGAAGCTGAATATCGAAGAAGAAGCGAGCCCGGAAGTGGCCGCCTGA
- a CDS encoding DnaA inactivator Hda yields MNTPAQLSLPLWLPDDETFASFWPGDNPSLLAALQTMLRHDRSGYIYFWSREGGGRSHLLHAACAELSQRGDAVGYVPLDKRTWFVPEVLEGMEQLSLVCIDNIECIAGDELWEMAIFNLYNRILESGNTRLLITGDRPPRQLNLRLPDLASRLDWGQIYRLQPLSDDDKLQALQLRARLRGFELPEDVGRFLLKRLDREMRTLFLTLDQLDRASISAQRKLTIPFVKDTLGL; encoded by the coding sequence CTGAACACACCGGCACAGCTCTCCTTGCCGCTCTGGCTGCCCGATGACGAAACGTTTGCCAGCTTCTGGCCGGGCGACAACCCCTCTTTATTAGCCGCACTACAGACGATGCTGCGTCACGACCGCAGCGGCTACATCTATTTCTGGTCCCGGGAGGGGGGCGGGCGCAGCCATCTGCTGCATGCCGCCTGCGCCGAGCTGTCGCAACGCGGAGACGCGGTCGGCTACGTACCGCTGGATAAACGCACCTGGTTTGTGCCGGAAGTGCTGGAAGGCATGGAGCAACTTTCGCTGGTATGCATCGATAATATTGAGTGCATTGCAGGCGATGAGCTCTGGGAAATGGCGATTTTTAACCTCTACAACCGCATTCTGGAGTCGGGCAATACCCGGCTGCTGATAACCGGCGACCGGCCGCCGCGTCAGCTGAACCTCAGGCTGCCCGATCTCGCCTCGCGTCTCGACTGGGGACAAATCTACCGGCTGCAGCCGCTCTCCGACGACGATAAACTCCAGGCGTTGCAGCTGCGCGCGCGGTTACGCGGGTTTGAGCTGCCGGAAGATGTGGGGCGCTTTCTGTTAAAACGCCTCGATCGCGAAATGCGCACGCTGTTCCTGACGCTCGATCAGCTCGATCGCGCGTCGATAAGCGCGCAGCGCAAGCTAACGATCCCGTTTGTAAAAGATACGCTCGGGCTGTAA
- the ppk1 gene encoding polyphosphate kinase 1, with protein sequence MGQDKLYIEKELSWLSFNERVLQEAADKTNPLIERMRFLGIYSNNLDEFYKVRFAELKRRIIISEEQGSNSHSRHLLGKIQSRVLKADQEFDGLYNDLLLEMARNQIFLINERQLSENQQVWLRHYFKHYLRQHVTPTLINRDTDLVQFLKDDYTYLAVEIIRGESIRYALLEIPADKVPRFVNLPPETPRRRKPMILLDNILRFCLDDIFKGFFDYDALNAYSMKMTRDAEYDLVHEMESSLLELMSSSLKQRLTAEPVRFVYQRDMPDAMVQMLREKLSISRYDSIVPGGRYHNFKDFISFPNVGKANLINKPLPRLRHIWFDKFRNGFDAIRERDVLLYYPYHTFEHVLELLRQASFDPSVLAIKINIYRVAKDSRIIDSMIHAAHNGKKVTVVVELQARFDEEANIHWAKRLTEAGVHVIFSAPGLKIHAKLFLISRKEGDDVVRYAHIGTGNFNEKTARLYTDYSLLTADARITNEVRRVFNFIENPYRPVSFDYLLVSPQNSRRLMYEMIDQEIANAQQGLPSGITLKLNNLVDKGLVDRLYAASGSGVQVNLLIRGMCSLIPQLEGISENIQVISIVDRYLEHDRVYIFENGGDKRVYLSSADWMTRNIDYRIEVAAPLLDPRLKQRILDIIDILFSDTVKARYVDKELSNRYVPRGNRRKVRAQLAIYDYIKSLEQPE encoded by the coding sequence ATGGGTCAGGATAAGCTTTATATCGAAAAAGAACTGAGCTGGTTATCGTTCAACGAACGCGTCTTGCAGGAGGCGGCGGATAAAACCAATCCGCTGATCGAGCGCATGCGCTTTCTGGGCATCTACTCCAATAACCTTGATGAATTTTATAAGGTCCGGTTCGCCGAGCTTAAGCGGCGCATTATCATCAGCGAAGAACAGGGTTCGAACTCTCATTCGCGGCATCTGCTGGGCAAGATACAGTCGCGGGTGCTGAAGGCGGATCAGGAGTTCGACGGCCTGTACAACGATCTTCTGCTGGAGATGGCGCGCAACCAGATCTTCCTTATCAACGAGCGCCAGCTCTCTGAAAATCAGCAGGTGTGGCTGCGCCACTACTTTAAACATTACCTGCGCCAGCACGTCACCCCGACGCTGATAAATCGTGATACCGATCTGGTGCAGTTCCTGAAAGACGATTACACCTATCTGGCAGTCGAGATCATCCGCGGCGAATCGATTCGTTATGCGCTGCTGGAGATCCCGGCCGATAAAGTGCCGCGCTTCGTCAACCTGCCGCCGGAAACCCCGCGCCGCCGCAAGCCGATGATTCTGCTGGATAACATTCTGCGCTTCTGCCTTGATGATATTTTTAAAGGCTTTTTCGATTACGACGCGCTGAACGCCTACTCGATGAAGATGACGCGCGACGCGGAATACGACCTTGTGCACGAAATGGAATCGAGCCTGCTAGAGTTGATGTCCTCCAGCCTCAAACAGCGCCTTACCGCCGAGCCCGTGCGCTTTGTCTATCAGCGCGATATGCCGGATGCGATGGTCCAGATGCTGCGCGAAAAGCTCTCGATTTCGCGCTACGACTCCATCGTGCCGGGCGGTCGTTACCATAATTTCAAAGATTTCATCAGCTTTCCGAATGTTGGCAAAGCGAATTTAATCAACAAACCGCTGCCGCGCCTGCGCCATATCTGGTTTGATAAATTCCGCAACGGCTTTGACGCTATCCGTGAACGCGATGTGCTGCTCTACTACCCGTATCACACGTTCGAACATGTGCTGGAGTTGCTGCGTCAGGCGTCGTTCGACCCGAGCGTGCTGGCGATTAAAATTAACATCTACCGCGTGGCGAAAGACTCGCGCATCATCGATTCGATGATCCATGCCGCTCACAACGGCAAAAAAGTCACCGTAGTGGTGGAGTTACAGGCGCGCTTTGATGAAGAAGCGAACATCCACTGGGCGAAGCGCCTGACCGAAGCTGGCGTGCATGTGATTTTCTCCGCGCCCGGCCTTAAGATCCACGCCAAGCTGTTTCTTATCTCGCGCAAAGAAGGTGACGATGTGGTGCGCTACGCGCATATTGGCACCGGTAACTTTAACGAGAAAACCGCGCGGCTTTACACCGATTACTCGCTGCTGACTGCCGATGCGCGCATCACCAACGAAGTGCGCCGGGTGTTTAACTTTATCGAAAACCCTTACCGGCCGGTGAGCTTCGACTATCTGCTGGTGTCGCCGCAAAACTCGCGTCGTCTGATGTATGAGATGATCGACCAGGAGATCGCCAACGCACAGCAGGGGCTGCCGTCGGGGATCACGCTTAAGCTCAATAACCTCGTCGATAAAGGTCTGGTGGACCGGCTCTATGCGGCTTCCGGCTCCGGCGTGCAGGTCAATCTGCTGATCCGCGGCATGTGCTCGCTTATCCCGCAACTTGAGGGGATCAGTGAAAATATCCAGGTCATCAGCATCGTCGATCGCTATCTTGAACATGACAGGGTCTATATTTTCGAAAACGGCGGCGATAAACGGGTTTATCTGTCGTCTGCCGACTGGATGACGCGTAATATCGACTACCGCATTGAAGTTGCCGCGCCGTTGCTGGATCCGCGCCTTAAACAGCGCATTCTGGATATTATTGATATCCTGTTCAGTGATACGGTTAAGGCCCGTTATGTGGATAAAGAACTGAGCAATCGCTATGTGCCGCGTGGCAATCGCCGTAAAGTTCGCGCACAATTGGCGATTTACGATTACATCAAATCTCTTGAACAGCCTGAATAA
- the purM gene encoding phosphoribosylformylglycinamidine cyclo-ligase, with the protein MTDKTSLSYKDAGVDIDAGNALVDRIKGVVKKTRRPEVMGGLGGFGALCALPQKYREPVLVSGTDGVGTKLRLAMDLKRHDTIGIDLVAMCVNDLVVQGAEPLFFLDYYATGKLDVDTASSVISGIAEGCLQSGCALVGGETAEMPGMYHGEDYDVAGFCVGVVEKSEIIDGTKVADGDVLVALASSGPHSNGYSLVRKILEVSGADPQATELDGKPLADHLLAPTRIYVKPVLELIEKVDVHAIAHLTGGGFWENIPRVLPDNTQAVIDEASWQWPAVFNWLQQAGNVSRHEMYRTFNCGVGMVIALPAAEADNAVELLNSLGETAWKIGAIKASDSQERVVIA; encoded by the coding sequence GTGACCGACAAAACCTCTCTCAGCTATAAAGATGCCGGTGTTGATATTGATGCTGGTAACGCTCTGGTCGACCGCATCAAAGGCGTCGTGAAAAAAACCCGTCGTCCGGAAGTGATGGGCGGCCTGGGCGGCTTCGGCGCCCTCTGCGCACTGCCGCAGAAATACCGCGAGCCGGTGCTGGTCTCCGGTACCGACGGCGTCGGCACCAAGCTGCGTCTGGCGATGGATCTGAAGCGTCACGACACGATCGGCATCGACCTGGTGGCCATGTGCGTCAACGATCTGGTCGTACAGGGCGCGGAGCCGCTGTTCTTTCTCGACTACTACGCGACCGGCAAACTGGACGTTGATACCGCGTCAAGCGTGATCAGCGGGATTGCGGAAGGCTGTTTACAGTCCGGCTGCGCGCTGGTTGGCGGTGAAACGGCGGAAATGCCGGGCATGTATCACGGCGAGGATTACGACGTGGCCGGTTTCTGCGTCGGCGTGGTGGAAAAATCAGAGATTATCGACGGCACGAAAGTCGCTGACGGCGATGTGCTGGTGGCGCTGGCGTCCAGCGGCCCGCACTCCAACGGCTACTCGCTGGTGCGTAAAATTCTGGAAGTGAGCGGCGCAGACCCGCAGGCCACCGAGCTTGACGGCAAACCGCTCGCCGATCACCTGCTGGCGCCGACCCGCATCTATGTGAAGCCGGTGCTGGAACTGATTGAAAAAGTTGATGTTCACGCTATCGCCCACCTGACCGGCGGCGGTTTCTGGGAAAACATTCCGCGCGTGCTGCCGGACAACACCCAGGCCGTGATTGATGAAGCCTCGTGGCAGTGGCCTGCCGTCTTCAACTGGCTGCAACAGGCCGGCAACGTCAGCCGTCATGAAATGTACCGCACCTTCAACTGTGGCGTCGGCATGGTCATCGCCCTGCCTGCCGCTGAAGCCGACAACGCCGTGGAGCTGCTTAACAGCCTTGGCGAAACCGCGTGGAAAATCGGCGCTATCAAAGCATCGGATTCCCAGGAACGCGTGGTTATTGCGTAA
- the upp gene encoding uracil phosphoribosyltransferase — protein sequence MKIVEVKHPLVKHKLGLMREHDISTKRFRELASEVGSLLTYEATADLLTEKVTIEGWNGPVEIEQIKGKKITVVPILRAGLGMMEGVLENVPSARISVVGVYRDEETLEPVPYFQKLVSNIDERMALVVDPMLATGGSMIATIDLLKKAGCTSIKVLVLVAAPEGIKALENAHPDIELYTASIDKGLNEHGYIIPGLGDAGDKIFGTK from the coding sequence ATGAAGATCGTCGAAGTGAAACACCCGCTGGTTAAACACAAGCTGGGCCTGATGCGTGAGCATGACATCAGCACCAAGCGTTTTCGTGAACTCGCCTCCGAAGTCGGCAGCCTGCTGACCTATGAAGCCACGGCCGATCTGCTGACGGAAAAAGTGACCATCGAAGGCTGGAACGGCCCGGTGGAAATCGAGCAGATTAAAGGCAAGAAAATTACCGTAGTGCCTATCCTGCGCGCCGGTCTTGGCATGATGGAAGGCGTGCTGGAAAATGTGCCGAGCGCGCGCATCAGTGTTGTCGGCGTTTACCGCGATGAAGAAACGCTGGAGCCGGTGCCCTATTTCCAGAAGCTGGTTTCCAATATCGACGAGCGTATGGCGCTGGTTGTCGACCCGATGCTGGCAACGGGCGGCTCCATGATCGCCACCATCGACCTGCTGAAAAAAGCGGGCTGCACGAGCATTAAAGTTCTGGTGCTGGTCGCTGCGCCGGAAGGCATCAAAGCGCTGGAAAACGCGCATCCCGATATCGAGCTTTACACCGCGTCTATTGATAAGGGGCTCAACGAGCACGGGTACATCATCCCGGGCCTCGGCGATGCGGGCGACAAGATATTTGGTACGAAATAA
- the uraA gene encoding uracil permease, which yields MTRRAIGVSERPPLLQTIPLSLQHLFAMFGATVLVPILFHINPATVLLFNGIGTLLYLFICKGKIPAYLGSSFAFISPVLLLLPLGYEMALGGFIVCGALFCVVALIVKKAGTGWLDVMFPPAAMGAIVAVIGLELAGVAANMAGLLPADGQKADGTTITISLVTLAVTVFGSVLFRGFLAIIPILIGVLAGYALSFAMGVVDTTAIANAHWFALPTFYTPRFEWFAIFTILPAALVVIAEHVGHLVVTANIVKKDLIRDPGLHRSMFANGFSTIISGFFGSTPNTTYGENIGVMAITRVYSTWVIGGAAIIAILLSCVGKLAAAIQIIPVPVMGGVSLLLYGVIGASGIRVLIESKVDYSKAQNLILTSVILIIGVSGAKVHIGAAELKGMALATIVGVALSLIFKLISVLRPEETVLDADEQEKSAH from the coding sequence ATGACGCGCCGTGCTATCGGGGTAAGTGAACGACCGCCGCTCTTACAGACTATCCCGCTTAGTTTGCAGCACCTGTTCGCCATGTTTGGCGCAACCGTGCTGGTGCCCATCCTGTTTCATATCAATCCGGCCACCGTGCTGCTGTTTAACGGCATCGGAACGCTGCTCTATCTCTTTATCTGTAAAGGCAAAATCCCGGCTTATCTGGGCTCAAGTTTTGCGTTTATCTCCCCGGTATTGTTGCTGCTGCCGCTCGGCTATGAGATGGCGCTCGGCGGGTTTATCGTCTGCGGCGCGCTGTTTTGCGTCGTGGCGCTGATTGTGAAAAAAGCCGGCACCGGCTGGCTGGACGTGATGTTTCCGCCCGCCGCGATGGGCGCTATCGTCGCGGTCATCGGGCTTGAGCTCGCGGGTGTTGCGGCCAACATGGCGGGTCTGCTGCCAGCCGATGGGCAGAAGGCGGACGGCACGACGATTACCATCTCGCTGGTGACGCTCGCGGTCACGGTGTTCGGGTCGGTACTGTTTCGCGGTTTTCTGGCGATTATCCCGATTCTTATCGGCGTACTGGCGGGCTATGCGCTGTCATTTGCGATGGGCGTCGTGGACACCACGGCTATCGCCAACGCCCACTGGTTCGCGCTGCCGACGTTCTACACGCCGCGTTTTGAGTGGTTCGCCATCTTTACCATTCTGCCCGCGGCGCTGGTAGTGATTGCCGAGCACGTCGGCCACCTGGTGGTGACGGCGAATATCGTGAAAAAAGATCTGATCCGCGATCCAGGCCTGCACCGTTCCATGTTCGCCAACGGTTTTTCGACCATCATCTCCGGTTTCTTCGGCTCCACGCCGAACACCACCTACGGCGAAAACATCGGCGTTATGGCGATCACCCGCGTTTACAGCACCTGGGTTATCGGCGGCGCGGCGATTATCGCGATCCTGCTCTCCTGCGTCGGCAAGCTGGCGGCGGCGATCCAGATTATCCCGGTACCGGTCATGGGCGGCGTGTCGCTGCTGCTTTACGGCGTCATTGGCGCTTCAGGTATCCGCGTGCTGATTGAATCCAAAGTGGATTACAGCAAAGCGCAAAACCTGATCCTGACCTCGGTTATCCTGATAATCGGCGTCAGCGGCGCGAAAGTGCACATCGGCGCAGCCGAGCTAAAAGGCATGGCGCTGGCAACGATCGTCGGCGTGGCGTTAAGCCTTATTTTCAAACTTATCAGCGTGTTGCGCCCGGAAGAAACCGTGCTGGACGCGGATGAGCAAGAAAAATCTGCCCACTGA
- the purN gene encoding phosphoribosylglycinamide formyltransferase codes for MKRIVVLISGSGSNLQAIIDACAQKKINGVISAVFSNKADAFGLERAREANIPAHALSAGAFASRDAFDRELMQEIDAYAPDLVVLAGYMRILSPAFVAHYEGRLLNIHPSLLPKYPGLHTHRQALANGDDEHGTSVHFVTDELDGGPVILQARVPVFAGDTEEDITARVQAQEHAIYPLVVSWFVDGRLAMREGRAWLDGQPLPPQGYASDD; via the coding sequence ATGAAGCGCATCGTAGTGCTGATTTCCGGCAGCGGCAGTAACCTGCAGGCCATCATCGATGCCTGCGCGCAGAAGAAAATCAATGGCGTCATCAGCGCCGTCTTCAGCAATAAGGCCGACGCGTTCGGCCTTGAGCGCGCGCGCGAGGCGAATATTCCCGCCCATGCGTTAAGCGCGGGCGCGTTCGCCAGCCGCGACGCCTTTGACCGCGAGCTGATGCAGGAGATAGATGCTTACGCGCCGGATCTGGTCGTGCTGGCGGGCTATATGCGCATTCTTAGCCCGGCGTTCGTGGCGCACTATGAAGGACGGCTGCTGAATATCCACCCTTCCCTGCTGCCAAAATATCCGGGGCTGCATACGCACCGCCAGGCGCTGGCCAACGGCGACGACGAACACGGCACGTCGGTGCACTTTGTGACGGACGAGCTGGACGGCGGCCCGGTGATTTTGCAGGCTCGCGTTCCGGTATTCGCGGGCGACACGGAAGAAGACATTACCGCACGCGTTCAGGCGCAGGAGCATGCCATCTATCCGCTGGTCGTCAGCTGGTTTGTCGATGGCCGCCTCGCGATGCGCGAGGGTCGCGCCTGGCTGGACGGACAGCCGCTCCCGCCGCAGGGTTACGCTTCTGATGACTAA
- the bepA gene encoding beta-barrel assembly-enhancing protease, translating to MFRQLKTTLVATLIGVTLAGQLAPAFAADPADGLPDMGTSAGSTLSIGQELQMGDYYVRQLRGSAPLINDPLLVQYINGLGMRLVSHADSVKTPFHFYLINNDEINAFAFFGGNVVLHSALFRYADNESQLASVMAHEISHVTQRHLARAMEDQKRSAPLTWVGALGSILLAMASPQAGMAALTGTLAGTQQGVISFTQQNEQEADRIGIQVLQRSGFDPQAMPTFLEKLLDQARYSTRPPEILLTHPLPESRLSDARNRANQMRPVVSQSSEAFYMAKVRALGMYNSGRNQLTSDILDSLAKGNQREQHAAQYGRALQAMQDKRFAEARQQLEPLLRAQPGNAWYLDLATDISLGEHKAQEAINRLKSAPELKTNPVLQLNLANAYLEGGQPAQAVTILNRYTFSWPDDTNGWDLLAQAQAALGNRDQELAARAEVMALLGKLDQAITLLSSASSQVKLGSLQQARYDARIDQIRQLQQRFRPYEKM from the coding sequence ATGTTCAGGCAGTTGAAAACGACACTGGTTGCGACGCTTATCGGCGTCACGCTGGCAGGCCAGCTTGCGCCCGCCTTTGCAGCCGACCCGGCGGACGGTTTGCCGGATATGGGCACCTCTGCAGGCAGCACGCTCTCTATCGGTCAGGAACTCCAGATGGGCGACTATTACGTGCGGCAGCTGCGCGGCAGCGCGCCCCTGATTAACGACCCGCTGCTGGTGCAATATATCAACGGGCTGGGCATGCGTCTGGTCTCGCACGCCGATTCGGTAAAAACCCCTTTCCACTTCTATCTCATCAATAATGACGAGATTAACGCCTTCGCCTTTTTCGGCGGCAATGTCGTGCTGCACTCGGCGCTGTTCCGCTACGCCGACAACGAAAGCCAGCTCGCCTCAGTCATGGCGCACGAAATCTCCCACGTGACCCAGCGCCATCTGGCGCGCGCGATGGAAGATCAGAAGCGCAGCGCCCCGCTCACCTGGGTGGGCGCGCTCGGCTCGATTCTGCTGGCGATGGCAAGCCCGCAGGCGGGAATGGCGGCGCTGACCGGCACGCTCGCCGGAACTCAACAGGGCGTTATCAGCTTTACCCAGCAGAATGAACAGGAAGCCGACCGCATCGGCATTCAGGTACTGCAACGCTCCGGTTTTGATCCGCAGGCGATGCCGACATTTCTTGAAAAACTGCTGGACCAGGCGCGCTACTCCACGCGTCCGCCGGAAATCCTGCTCACCCACCCGCTGCCGGAAAGCCGTTTATCGGATGCGCGTAACCGCGCGAACCAGATGCGCCCGGTTGTGTCGCAATCATCTGAAGCGTTTTATATGGCGAAAGTGCGCGCGCTCGGCATGTATAACTCGGGACGTAATCAGCTCACCAGCGATATTCTGGATTCGCTCGCCAAAGGCAATCAGCGCGAACAGCATGCCGCGCAGTATGGTCGGGCGTTGCAGGCCATGCAGGATAAACGCTTCGCCGAGGCGCGCCAGCAGTTGGAGCCGCTGTTGCGGGCGCAGCCGGGCAACGCCTGGTACCTTGACCTCGCCACCGATATTTCGCTGGGCGAGCACAAAGCGCAGGAGGCGATCAACCGTCTGAAAAGCGCGCCGGAGCTGAAAACCAATCCGGTGTTGCAGCTCAACCTTGCCAACGCGTATCTGGAGGGGGGCCAGCCGGCGCAGGCAGTGACCATCCTCAACCGTTATACCTTCAGCTGGCCTGACGACACTAACGGCTGGGATCTGCTCGCCCAGGCGCAGGCGGCGCTTGGCAACCGCGATCAGGAGCTGGCGGCGCGCGCCGAAGTGATGGCGCTTTTGGGCAAGCTGGATCAGGCCATTACGCTGCTCAGCAGCGCCAGCTCGCAGGTCAAGCTCGGCAGCCTGCAACAGGCGCGCTATGACGCGCGTATTGATCAGATCCGCCAGTTGCAGCAACGCTTCCGCCCTTACGAAAAAATGTAA
- the arsC gene encoding arsenate reductase (glutaredoxin) (This arsenate reductase requires both glutathione and glutaredoxin to convert arsenate to arsenite, after which the efflux transporter formed by ArsA and ArsB can extrude the arsenite from the cell, providing resistance.) yields MSRDVTIYHNPRCSKSRETLNLLTERGIEPEVVLYLETPPDAATIKMLLQQLGFSHPRELMRTKDDLYKTLNLGDGSLREEALIQAMVDNPKLIERPIVVSHGKARLGRPPEQVLDILP; encoded by the coding sequence ATGTCCCGGGACGTGACGATTTACCATAACCCGCGTTGCTCAAAAAGCCGCGAAACGCTGAACCTGCTCACCGAACGCGGTATCGAGCCTGAAGTCGTGCTCTATCTGGAGACGCCGCCGGACGCGGCAACGATCAAAATGCTGTTGCAGCAATTGGGGTTCAGCCATCCGCGCGAGCTGATGCGCACCAAAGACGATCTCTACAAAACACTCAATCTGGGCGACGGGTCGCTTCGCGAAGAAGCGCTGATTCAGGCGATGGTCGACAATCCGAAGCTGATCGAGCGTCCGATCGTGGTCAGCCACGGCAAAGCCCGCCTGGGCCGTCCGCCGGAGCAGGTCTTAGACATCCTTCCATAA